The genomic region GGGCGAGGGTCCCGAAGGCGGCTCCGCCGCTGTGCGGCAGGACCTCCATGCCCAGGCTCTCGCGGTAGGCCACGAAGCGGTCGTAGAGCGACTCGGGCTTGAGCCGCTCGGCGACCGTGGTGAACGGGACTCCGATGTGGCCTATGGCCCAGGCCCCGGCGAGGTCCCAGTTGGCGAGGTGGGGCAGGGCGACGATGACCCCGCGCCCGGAGGCGAGGGCCTCGCGCAGGAGGTGCTCGTCCGTGAATTCGACGTCCGTGCTGAACCGCTTCGGGTCCATGGTGGGCAGCCGGAAGGACTCCATCCAGTACCGCATGTACGAGCGCATGCCGGCCTTGGACAGCTCCCGCAGCCGCTCCGGCCCCGCCTCGGGCACCACGCGCGCCAGATTGGACTCCAGCCGCAGCACGCTCTTGCCGCGCCGCTTCCACGCGAAGTCCGCTATCCGGCGGCCGAGGGCCACCGCGGCCGGCTCGGGCAGCTTCTTGACCCCGGCCCAGCCGAGCCCGTACAGCCCGTCGACCAGCTTGTCCTGCGCCGCGCCCATCAGGCCGCACCGCCCTCGGCCGAGGCGGCCGCCGCGTCGGCCTCGGCCGACTCGCGACGTACGGTGACCACCCGCTGGATCAGCGTGACGAGGGAACCCACCGCCACGACCCACAGCGCGACCGGGAGCAGCACCCCGATCCAGGACGGCACACCGAAGGTCTGCAGCCCGGACAGGCCGGCCGCGACCAGTGTGATCACCAGCCGCTCGGCCCGCTCGATGAGCCCGTTGACGGCCACCGGCAGCCCGATCGACTCGCCGCGCGCCTTGGTGTACGAGACCACCTGGCCGCTGGCCAGGCAGAAGATGGCCACCGCGCACAGCGCGTTGTCGTTGCCGGAGCCCGCGTACCAGAGTGCGAGTCCGCCGAAGATCGCCGCGTCCGCCACCCGGTCCAGGGTGGAGTCGAGGAAGGCGCCCCACCGGCTGGAGACGCCGGCCTGGCGGGCCATGTTCCCGTCCACCAGGTCGGAGAAGACGAAGAGGGTGATGGTGATCGTGCCCCAGAAGAATTCCCCCCGGGGGAAGAAGACCAGCGCTCCCGCCACCACTCCGGCCGTGCCGATCAGGGTGACCGCGTCCGGGCTCACCCCCCGCCGGAGCAGAAATGCGGCGAATGGCGTGAGAACACGCGTGAAGAATGCACGCGCGTACTTGTTCAGCATGGCCTTCCCGGAGGGTCGCTGGGCCGCACGGCCACCACGGCCACCGGCTGGCCCATCGTAGCCAGCACGCCGCCCCCCGGACGCCGCGCACCCACCGGTTCGGGTCACCTAAGACGTACGTCACGTCACGGACCTCCGCCTGTACCCCCCGGGTACGACGTATGGACGCGGTGTGACAGCAGTGCAAAGCTCGAAGAGCCCCGTTTCTTCCTCCGTACCACCGGGAGGCACGAGCATCATGGGAGCCACATCACACCAAGCCGGAGCCGCCGGCAGGGCACTGACGGCCGACCGCCCCTCTTCCGTACGGAACGTCGTGCTGGTCGGCCACAGCGGATCCGGCAAGACCACGCTGGTCGAAGCCCTCGCCCTGACCGCAGGAGCGGTCAACCGGGCCGGCCGGGTCGAGGACGGCGCCACCGTCTCCGACTACGACGAGATCGAGCACCGCCGACAACGCTCCGTCCAGCTGTCCCTCGTCCCCGTCGAATGGGGCGGAATCAAGATCAACATCCTGGACACCCCCGGATACGCCGACTTCGTCGGAG from Streptomyces sp. NBC_00190 harbors:
- a CDS encoding phosphatidylinositol mannoside acyltransferase, which translates into the protein MGAAQDKLVDGLYGLGWAGVKKLPEPAAVALGRRIADFAWKRRGKSVLRLESNLARVVPEAGPERLRELSKAGMRSYMRYWMESFRLPTMDPKRFSTDVEFTDEHLLREALASGRGVIVALPHLANWDLAGAWAIGHIGVPFTTVAERLKPESLYDRFVAYRESLGMEVLPHSGGAAFGTLARRLRSGGLVCLVADRDLSASGVEVDFFGSTTRMPAGPALLAQQTGAVLLPATLHYGDTPKMYGRIHPEVEVPKTGTRTEKTTAMTQAVADTFAWGIAEHPEDWHMLQRLWLDDLEERP
- the pgsA gene encoding phosphatidylinositol phosphate synthase is translated as MLNKYARAFFTRVLTPFAAFLLRRGVSPDAVTLIGTAGVVAGALVFFPRGEFFWGTITITLFVFSDLVDGNMARQAGVSSRWGAFLDSTLDRVADAAIFGGLALWYAGSGNDNALCAVAIFCLASGQVVSYTKARGESIGLPVAVNGLIERAERLVITLVAAGLSGLQTFGVPSWIGVLLPVALWVVAVGSLVTLIQRVVTVRRESAEADAAAASAEGGAA